CCTCGGCCACTCCTCCGGCATGGAGCCCTCTGTCCCGTCGGCATGGAAACCAACCACACATTCGACCTCCTGACCTCTTGTTGACCTCACAGCGGCGGTCAGATTCAAGAGCATCACATGTGGACAAACACGCAGCTAATTTTCTCTCATTGCGTCTAGATGAGGGtcctcaaacacacaacacacgtCATTACAACTTGACAATCAGGACGCTGCAGTAAATACAGGTTCAAGACAAGAAAGCAGAAGACCAGCGGACGTGTACTGTGATACAATATATTGATGAATAATACAAACAATCTGGTgtgagataggtgaatcgtcccagctcAACTGAGTTGTAGACAATATCTGCATTGGGCCTTTCCTAATAATGTGACCCATCTGTGTCATCTCATAATGATTTAGACAAGCAAATAAAGTTGACCTGGTTTCATCACCTGCTGCTACCCCCTTAAACTCCACAGCACGGAGCATTTAACTGCATCAGATCTGCACCAGCACACTGCCAAAAGAGTACAAGCTGACAGGACCGCAGGTCTAAGTGGGTTATTTGAGCTCTGGGTGCTTAACAGACCTCATGGGTTGTAAAACAGAATTTATTCTCACTCAgttgtttgctttcacaccaccaACCTCGCAGGTCCACAGGCCGGTTCACACACAGTCGTGTTTGTAGGAGTATTTCTGTCACTCAGCTGACACAAAAACAATCTCGCCACTGTGAATCCTTTTAAAGATACTCATTTAAAGCTGTGAAACTATCAGTGATGCTCACGAGTATGACTGACAGTGACTTTATTGCATGCTGATTGTTCTCAGAGTACCTGATTGATACTGAAAATAACTGTCAGTTGCATCCCTAAAAGAAAGAAGCGCCTGCAGAGGAGCCTTTCCTGCAGCTCTGAGGTTCACTGACTCGACAGATTAAGATTCAGTTAAGAACATAAGTTTGGATCAGAAAGCCTGTTCTGTCTGATTACCAGACGGATGGAGCAGAAAATGATTAGTGGCAACTTTATGCTATTTTAAAGTCACTTTTCTGAGACTttatctgacaaaaaaagtgacGTTTCCTCTCCTGTGAGACATCGATGCTCCAAGCAGCTTCAAACAACAACGTTTATGACTCAGGACTGTTGTCAAGTCTGGCTGAGCTGTGCTGACTTTTGTCAATTGTGTATCAATTTGAGCCACTTGAGAACAGACGAGTCTCAAAACAACAGAAGGGCTGCAGACGGTAGCTGTCTTCAGGTTGTCTCCTTCTTTGTTTGACCGCCACAAACGGTGTCAAGGAAGCgttgagtgtgtgcgtgtacataATGCCCATTTCTGTCTCAACCAAGTGATAACTACACTGTTAAACaggggagcaaaggaggaagtgtGTGGGAGAGCCGAGACGCACGCTCCGCTGGCTGTAACCACGGGGAGATGCTTCAAGTTGCCGTAGTGATTCAAGCGTGCATCCACGTTGCTGTGGTGATTCACACATGCCTCCTCTTGTCTCCAGCGATGACGCTGCGAGACAGGAAAGTGAGAGCTTCCAAGACCATAACCGGGTCCAGCGTGGGAGACAGAATCATTTTATGTTGCCGTCGCTGTGCAGCTGGACGACGATCGCTCTCAAAACTAGCAGACTTTACGGTGACTGTCAGTAAAAAGAGGGAAGGAACAATCTGAGCCAAAGGATGTTCCGAGAGCTCTTCCTCTTCTCAGTAAGCCGTGATTATGTTGGACTGGGCGAGCAAAGTCTCATTCCTCATTCCTCAATAAACTTCCTGTATTATCTTGAGCTACTTGACAAAGTGATAAAAAATAAGGATCCAATGATGACAAATATGATTCAAGGAAGGTATCTTCTCTGTAGGAATAGTTTCAAGAGAGACAATCAAACTAAAAGCTACATGACCATCACTGCAtgtagaaataaagaaatgaatgtgTGCTGGTGAGTTTAAATGCCCTTTTAAAATAGCTGTGAGAAAATCCGACAGTGTTTGCATGTTATCACACTCAGTATGTATCTTAACGGCCAATGTAACCGTGTTGTGTAAGTAGTGAGGTATTATACCAGCCTTTAAATAGTCAAATGCCCTGCTGGCCACCTGTTAGCTAACTACTGGTTTAAGACCTGAGTTGGTGATAGATGTAGGTGTTCCTGTGCACATAAGAGCTCCTTGGCTGCTGTCACATGTGTTTTCTCTGTAAGAGGCTTGATTCAGATTTAGAGGTGTGACATAATTAAAAACTGCATCAAGTAATCAGCAGCTTTTTCActgtaacataataaataatacgCAATAAAATGAGCCAAGCTTTTTTCAACTGTAAGTATGGGAATCAATATGTGTCAAGTGGCAGAGAAGATCCTTAAAGCCatcaaaatatatatcaaaatgGTTTGTTTATTAGTACCCCACTCTGCACCTCTCTGCTCAAATAAAAGCACCCTAAAGTGAACACATGAtgtcatttaaaggtcccatattatgctcattttcaggttcatacttgtattttgcgtttctactagaacatgtttacatgctgtaatgttaaaaaaaaaatgtattttcctcatactgtcaacCTGAacatgcctgtatttacccctcggtctgaaacgctccgttttagcgcattttgacggaattgcaacagaattgcgttgctaggcaacagcttgggtccatgtgtacttcctgtcagctgatgacattcacatacaccccaaccaggaataaactgggacacatttagaatgtttacatttaaaactgtgtaaagagTCTAAATagtgtatattcgtgacatcacaaatgggcagaaatcctgacagcttgttgcagagtttctgaatacgggctgtgtgtatttccctgtggattgagtgtttcgatactttcacagtatttatatatgacttaagcctgctttataataaaaaaacatgaaaatctcacttttttataatatgggacctttaagaggaTTTAAGTCATGAATTTCAATTATGTCAATTAGCCTGTCATCTGCATTTCCTTCATTGCTCCATCATGTCTTGTTTTCCAGCCTGGTTGCACTTTACTCAAACTGCAcatggtgttttgaagtgtgctGAAACAACACTGAGGGCTCACAGGTCAACTGAGCTGCCAACCAGCAGAGGAGGTTTAAAGCTGCAGACAGGTTAACAAACATGTAccagagagagatgatgatgatgcatcaCCATGTGTTTGAATAGGGCCTTACATAAATAAGGGTGACACGGCAATGACGTGATATACATGACTCATACAGGAGCTGTAACATTTCAACACCTTCTAGTGAAACTTACTCTCTGTGATCTTCTGCAGACCCAGAACATCCTCCGGAGTGATCGACGTGCTGCCGAGCAGGTCCTCCTCCGTGGTCACCGGGACCCCCACCACGTCGGTGGAGTTGCAGCCTTTCTTCACTCTCATCGCCGCTGTTTGCCTCGGGCTGCCGGTACTGCTGCTGTCTCTGGACGGATTATTACCGGCAGGCTGCTTAGCGGTGGATGGGTCCTGCAGGCTGCTGCCTCTGCTGGTACAAGAATAGCTcattctgctcctcctcctcctcctcaaccaAGACACTACACAGTTGCCTCCCTCCTCCACTGAAGGATGCACACTTGCTGTCCGTTATCCGGTGCTTAATTCAAATCCGCTTGGTCTTTATATGAGCCCGCAGTCTGTCTCCCCACTCTTCGTGGCTGTGCGCGCAATGTGCGTAAAAGCGTCTTTATCTGCGCAGCTGCTTTTCTGAGacgctgttttatttatttttttatttaacctttatttaaccaggagtaaaaactcattgagattaatagaatagaatagaatagaatagaaagctttatcgtcattgtattaaataaaacgagattcacagttgccacttctggtcagtgctttaaaacaaatactggacaagactaaacgaggcagataaaacatataacaggtaaaatacacacagttataaagcaaataaaacaggtaaagtagatgtaataaataaatataaacagaagtgttacactagaagtataaaatataaaaatagatgtaatgtaaacagaggtaattgcacttgtaaaacaggtagggtatagatgtaataaataaaatgtaaacaaagttgcacttgaggtgtatattgcatcaaggatatactgcacagataaatgtattcacattcagtgtattaatattgatttattttttgttcagaaaaagaaatctcttttccaatagtgtcctggccaagataggcagcagcacagttacacagttgcagacataaaacaaacataacaattgaaaacgaagacaaagagcaaattacagaatcataaggtattacaaaaacattcatcaacattcaaaacatctacagccagatgtgcctgttttttcaaatctttttagaagcactttaaagacgttcagtgagaccagctctCCAAGTTTCAGGTCATTTTGAAGCTGATTCCAGGAAGATAGAGCAGCATACCTGAACGCCTGTTTGACGGTTGTGTCAACTGAAGCTATAAGTCTGTGGGGGAATAATCAGCTGGGTTTGAGATTTGAAAAGAGCCGGCAGATGGCTGGTGtcaaggatggagagagggggggtCTCTAGTGGCCCCTGAGCGGCTGAAGAGAGGCGGTTGGTGCGTCTGCGCGCAATCTGCGCTCCAACCGACAAATGCGCGCATCAATTATCCAGATGACACAACCAGGGATGAATTCAAAAGACCCCTAATAATAAgtgctgattttttttctcttgaggGCCCCTAAACACAGCGAAATCAGTTACATTTGTACCATTAGGTCTGTTTTTAAACCAATAAGGACTTGTGTTTTGTGGGAAATAATCGTCACAAAATGCAAACACATATAGTCAACCCACACAGAGTAAATTTTGAAGTGTTAAAGTAACACTTAAAGAGTTAAATTCAACACTGTTCCCAAGTGTATATGGTCCCACTCAGAATTGGTGTTGCATTGACTCTTGCCATAGTGTTAAAATTTTAGAGTTAAATTAACTCATAGAGTAAAAAATGAACACTCGCCAAACCTGGATAGTGTTATTTAAACCTAACACTACAGGTTAAATATCTCTGGAGAGTGTAAATATTATTCTCAATAGTGTTGATAATTTACTCTTCTTTGATAATGAATCAACTCTGATTGAGTTAAATTCCAATGCTCATTAACACTGCATTGAGCTATTAAAGGTTAACACTGCGGATGAAACAAACATTGGAGGGTGTACAATTGTCTTTGAATAATTGGTTGAAGAGGATTTCAAATCTATTGGATAATGGATTCAAGGCTGGGCGTTGCCAATATCAAAGTGCCACACCCCCTGAATTATAATCACATCAGAAACAAAAGAAGATACAAAGATTACAAAAAGTACTGCACTATCAAGTGTGATCAATTAGAGGAAATCTAACAAATTCAGTTCTTCATTTAGGCCAAAAGGCTCAATAAAGAGTGTGAATCCAAaatgtctctctgcagagcagTGAGTTGATGATGTCACCACCTCTAGGAGAGGGAGGGACACTTTTTCTAGTCCCCCGATTTCAGATTTGAATGCAAGACTAGCCgcgtttccattcacatatttttatgcacgTTTTGAatcacattagaaaagctgtatgaaGACGgcaaaatttgataaaacttcacttgtgaaaaaagtttttatgcTCGCTTGAGGAGTTAAAACTGCAatcagtaactttgagcaaaatgtatttataaaattgtcactatatcctgtgCATGAAACAGacaatttttctgataagtttggttttaaaaagttatttgatgctataaaaaggggatgagacatcatgattgacagctctcgctgacaagctgtgGCCAGGCTCGGCTTGCGATCGGTTCGGGCGATTGATCTCAATACCGCGGCTCCACTGCCCGATCACTACAGTGCAGAccctggctccaaatgacgtcaaaaccTCATGATGGAAGCTCCCGTATCTAGGATATGTTGGTtgcacttctgtacagtgggaggaagcggagacgcgtcgtccatctttatatacagtctatggactTTACCTGTTATCTCGTGCTGGAAACAGTCACAACTGCTGTActgtaggaaaaaaaaggatAGGCCTATGTTGATATTTTGGCCCTACAAACAGGCAGATCACAGTTGTACAGTAGAAGCGGAGGAGAGAGCAGAATGGAAACAACTCTGTGTGAGGTCTCTCTTTCACTGATGCATGTAAAGTCTCTGCATGTCTCACTGGAGATCTCAGTCACACATGACTATCTATTGCAGCTCTGCAGTGGCACTGTGCATGTGATGATAACAGTGCCAAACCAACTGTAACTGCAGTTAAGAGCAGTCACAACACCAAGGTCAAGGAGCCATATATAGAAAGTATTTTTTCAGCTACATTAACGTTTCACACGTGGCTCTGCACTGACTGACCCCAGAAAGCTCAAGAGGTCATTAAGAGTGAGACGATTCCCTTCATTATTGTGAAAGACAAGTCAGAGTTTATGTGGAAATGTTGCACCCTAGAGGCAGTCTGTGTTTACTGCAAAACCTGTTTCTGActttcttttaatgatttttgacatgccgcggcaaaaaaaagtcatgtcgaaaatcataaaaaagtcatgtaaaaaacaaataaaaaatcatattgTCGATAATTGactttggtttgtccgtttctGGGTAGCTAAGGAagaaataatattgaaaatttGTTATTAGAGTATGCAATTTTATTCAGTTAAAACAAGAAGTGATAGTTGTTTTAGTTCAAATGCTGACCAAAACTAGACATTCAAGTCTAAAGTTCACAAAGGCCTCGCTTGGGAAAAGCTAATTTATTGATAGCCTTTTCCAAACAGCTTGTTTAGCTTGTTTCTTTGTAATTATTAGTATTTAAGAAAAAGAGCATTGTTCACATTTGACACAGAgcattttcactttctctcACCCCAACCCCCACTGCCTagacaaaataatatataataacaggGAATAATGATTCACAATTAAGTGGTcacataaaaattaaaataaatattaaataataataataataatgataataataataataaggataaagaaaaacataaaaaataaattacaaaattaaaaaagccagcaaacacaaaattaataaaataaaacatacatacagattaattaattaacatgtTGCATAGGAAAAGAGACATGTACATGCTTTGAAATATAAACCAATTTGTGGATGTTTAAGTATACAGGCTTATTTACCATACTTTGTAATTAGTTTTAAATATGCAGGCTGTTGTGTGgctgttgagtgtgtgtgtgtgatagagagagagagagagagagagagagactgtatgTAGTACAATGTAGTCTGTTAAACATGTATAGAAGAAACTGAGGTTTTGTTATGTAGATGTGTACACTGAGAGTTACTGTGGTCTCTTCACATCGGCCTGCTGAGTTTGCTCGTCCCTTTGTCAcgtctgagctgctgctgctatcatcagcagaaaacacacacagacacacacacgcacacacgcacacatacacacacacacacacacacacttacatatcCTATCTCGCATCCTGATGTGAACAAATCCACTTTGATCAGAAATGTGCTCACAAAAATATTCTTACTGTGATATTATTActgtgtatctctctctctgttgtagACACAATCAGGGAAttacatggacacacacacacacacacacacacacacacacacacacagtcagacagacagagagtctGGGCAATGTGCTGACCTCAGTAAGCCATTCCTAAATGTTGATTGTCCAGAGCCGCTAGAGGAGAGAGGACTGTGTACCTACCAGCTGCTCTCTCTGTTTCGTCCGCTCCACGCTTTCCTACTTTAATGACATAATGGAGAACACTATAAAATCCTGTAAAACACACCTTCTGATTCAGATGTttggaataaattaaataagcagtaaaacatGCTTTAAAGTGTGTTTAAAAGATGCTTGTGTTCTTCGCTTGATGGGAGGAATGCATGGTACAGATCAGTCAGAAGTATAAACAACTTTGACTCCCTCTTCTTTCATACAACACATCTGCCACAATATTTCCCCGCCCCCCGGTGTGATAGTAATCTATTCACGTTGCCACCTGAAAGTGAAACTCCCAATTACAGCATATCGGTCGATGCCAAAGCGCTGCCACTCCTGCCAATGAGGCCTTTCAATCGGTGCCATCGCCCCCTGCTAACCTGCATTGTTGATTTATTCACTTGGACAGGTTTTCCAATAATAGCAACAGGTACTTTCATTCACAACTCACATTTAAACCACAACGTGAAAACAGGACACCACCTGTtcaccagcccgttctcattcccagggcgtcaaataccgaggcctTGTCACAGCCGTTGGCGTTCAGTActgccacacaaggcaccctttagcgctgTTATGAGATGCatcgggcgttccattaactacaatgtaaacccatccgcggcaacagtaaacgctccgagaaagtgcgccgggagtgtggggatgtagtttaaagggcaaaagagacacacaccgAGCGGGCGGGTGTGAGGGgaggtggataggtccaacaaacacagggctttcatccaggagaccgctgttcgtgtaccgtgcgtcacgttacaatcagcttttCATTCATGTCAccatgttcacaacattcagtgtcattttcactgaacaAACATAGtcttaagcccaaccatgtagttctttcctaaacctagctatagtagttttgttgccgtaAGTGACGCCAAGGTGaatgacaaagcggcggtatgtgacgagttgggatgagaacgtgttggtgtTCACAGAGAGGGTGGATCTAATACAACATTATATCTCTGAACACCCATCAGACTCTCGTGATGGACTACGGCCATTTTAGTTTAAACTCTACTCAGCTGGGGCGACCTCTAGCTCACCCGGTAGAGTGTGTGCCCCATGCGGGCTGAGTCCTTGGCAGCAGCCCGGGTTCAACTCCAAACCGTttccctttgctgcatgtcatcctctctctctcccccctttcctgTCATTCTCCAGCTGCACTACTAAAGgtaataaaagccctaaagaaAATAATCTTAAACTCTACTCAACTTTGGTTCTACTGCCAACAAACTTGTCCTTCTTCCCCTCGCACCACAGACTGCTGCATttgttgtgatctataaaagaGCCTGATTAGATTTCCAACACGACCACCATCTTCCTATTTCTAATCCGGTGTTAATGTCATTGATCCAGTTTTTACAGCCGTCATGAAACTTGGTATTCAAGTTTCAGGAAATTAGATCACCTATTGTTGAAATGCATTTTCAAACGAGTCAACGCAGGGTGGAGACAAACAATTGATCCGAGTCTTGACAAACAAAATGGTGATAGATTGCACATGTATTAAAGAGCAGGGACCCTGGAAGTCAATTAGAGTTGGGGGTGCTGCGACAAACTCACCCCACACTATGAGGTCATACAATAAAAAAcggataaaaaacaaaatatcccGCCGCAAACATCTGTGTACTACACAGTAAACaatgagaaaaacaatatataagtTCAAATATTTCTATTACAGACtgatgattttttaaattactgATCCAGCAAGTGTGAAGCATGTGATTGGTTGAATATATGTAATTATCCAATAATTTAAAGTAGATATGACTTTGACTAACTGACTAATGATTGATTAGTTTAGTGTTTATGGCTTTATTTGGAGTTTGTCATGCAAAATAAGTGGCTTTTGGAAAATTCACCTCTTTATACTAACATTAATATGATGACAAAAGGCTACAAGTAGTTTCCAAGTGTCATTTTTGCCTTTGATAAATCACGATATTAATTTCAACCATGCTGTGAATGACTATGAAAAAAAAGCTTGGGATtgaatcaaaaataaatcaaaacagcAACATGAAGTGTTTTAACACTGAACTGCAATTTCACTATTTGATAATAGATCTACATTCTGGTGGAGCTTGTTTTTCCCCAACGTATAGATTCACGACAGAGGTAACGCAGTACAGACGTGAGCCCTCTTTGTGTTTGCATGAatcactgtgtgtctgtgtgttaaccCCTCTGTGGCtcacacaacaaaacaatggaGTCCAAAGCAAAGTGCTGACATGGGTCCAAGCGtgccacccccccacccccggcCCCTGTCACCCGTGGGTGTATATATACCCCCATACACACCACCTCTGCAGACCATTCAGTGGAACCCTGCGACACACAGTTCACCAGTTTGGGTAGGTCAAACCAGTTAACAATACAGCACAGCTTCCCAACATGATGTAAGGTTCTCTGATGCTACATATCAACTAACAACAGGGAGTCTTAATTGGCTGCAGTGAAGACAGAGTGGCTTGTTTATTACCTTTACTGCACATAAGggagtcatttttaaaacaaatcaagGAAAGGAAATAGCAGGTACAAGCCTTAGAGAAAGCTAAAATGCCACCTAGAGTAGCAGACAGGATGACGCATAGCTGGTTATTTATTATACAGGTTtgttttttagactttttttcatcagTGTCTGTGTATTTCCCCACAGGTACTActgaaaaacaagacaaaaatggCTCTGACAAATCCAATGCCCATGGGCCCTTGGAAGGTAAGCATACAAACGCTTAACACTACATTACCCATGAGCACAGGGAGCAGCAAGAAGTTCCAATGCATGATGAGGCACAGTTTCAAATATTAtgtgtcttttttgtgtgtggctaACTCACCTTCATTCATCCTTTTGCATTGTGTTTTACAGATCACCGTGTACGATCAGGAGTACTTCCAGGGTAGGCGTATGGAGTTCACCGCCTGCTGCCAGAACATCATGGAGTGTGGTATGGAGAACATCCGCTCCCTGAAGATCGAGTGTGGCGCGTACGTACCCAGAGAGCATTTCCCCACTTTTGGAAAAGATAGAgatgatttaaaggggacatattatgctcattttcaggtttatacttgtattttgggtttctactagaatatgtttacatgctttaatgttcaaaaaccctctgtctgaaatgctccgttttagcacctgtctctttaagaccccctctcgaaaaagcccagtctgttctgatcacatgttttctgatccaggcagcccacaaaaaactgagtgggttgtcttatttcacagtttatgGGTTGTTAGGCACCCCAGATACTCAAATGtctgagcacaagcactgaaattttttttcatatgtcccctttaaaaacaaaaatggagcAACTTTTTTAGATTCTGAAATTGTTTATATTTCCTtgatttctgactttattatttTCACTCTCTGCTTACAGCTGGGTGGGCTACGAGCACTCCAGCTTCGTCGGCCAGCAGTTTGTCCTGGAGAAGGGAGACTACCCTCGCTTTGAGGCCTACAGTGGCAGCAACTCCTACCGCATTGAGAGGATGATCTCCTTCAGGCCCATCTGCTGTGCTGTAGGTTTAACATACAACACAGTAACAGTTCACTTTAGGCTTAACTTCATCGCAGGTTGTGCTAAACCTTTTCTCCTCCTTTGTACAGAACCACAAGGAGTCCCGCATGACCATCTTCGAGATGGAGAACATGACCGGTCGTCAGTTCGAGCTGTGTGATGACTATCCTTCTCTGCAGGCCATGGGCTGGATGAACAACGAGGTTGGATCCATGCACATTCAGAGCGGAGCGTAAGTCCATCCTCACGATGTTTGAAGCTTTACACACCTTCAGTTTGTCCTGAGCAACAGCTGCAAACATGCACTGGCTGGAGATATTGCACAAGAGTCTGCTTTGGGCACCTTCAGCTTCTTACATAACTATTTTTAACTACTTGATTATGTAAGTGTAAATGCATGTTCTTG
This portion of the Sebastes umbrosus isolate fSebUmb1 chromosome 17, fSebUmb1.pri, whole genome shotgun sequence genome encodes:
- the LOC119475219 gene encoding beta-crystallin A1-like → MALTNPMPMGPWKITVYDQEYFQGRRMEFTACCQNIMECGMENIRSLKIECGAWVGYEHSSFVGQQFVLEKGDYPRFEAYSGSNSYRIERMISFRPICCANHKESRMTIFEMENMTGRQFELCDDYPSLQAMGWMNNEVGSMHIQSGAFVCYQYPGYRGYQYIMECDCRGGEYKCYREFGSHSQTPQIQSIRRIQH